A stretch of Procambarus clarkii isolate CNS0578487 chromosome 80, FALCON_Pclarkii_2.0, whole genome shotgun sequence DNA encodes these proteins:
- the LOC123746337 gene encoding phosphoenolpyruvate carboxykinase, cytosolic [GTP], which translates to MVYSSDISTANNMQETRFTSVLSEASRVAAEAAKKNLDIQTRSLAVIYGKLSNLKPKVRTFVEESARLCRPTDVHICDGSEREIRHLLNVMQQAGMIEYLPKYKNCWLARTDPGDVARVESKTFIVTKDRRETIPTPKEGVKGLLGNWMSSDDLKSAVQERFPGCMAGRTMYVVPYSMGPVGSPLSKIGVEVTDSPYVVASMRTMTRMGSKVLEALGEDDFVKCLHSVGCPLPLKKSLVNNWPCDPARTIVTHVPDTNEIISFGSGYGGNSLLGKKCFALRIGSTIARREGWLAEHMLILGITNPEGVKKYIAAAFPSACGKTNLAMMTPSLPGYKVECVGDDIAWMKFDEDGVLRAINPENGFFGVAPGTSMQTNPVAMKTVMSNTIFTNVAKTSDGGVFWEGMEKEISNDVTITSWLGDSNWSKESGKPAAHPNSRFCTPAGQCPIIDPAWEDPKGVPISAILFGGRRPQGVPLVYEAYDWKHGVMVGAAMRSEATAAAEYKGKVIMHDPFAMRPFFGYNFGHYLQHWLSMETRTDKPLPKIFHVNWFRKSEKGRFLWPGFGDNVRVLDWILRRVNCEEVAEESAIGLLPKASSMNLSGLEEDVDMEELFSVPKEFWEQEVREISKYFGEQVGDDLPNEVREQLKKLEKRLEKI; encoded by the exons ATGGTTTACTCCAGCGATATCTCGACCGCCAATAATATGCAGGAGACCAG GTTTACGAGCGTCCTGAGCGAGGCTTCCCGGGTTGCAGCAGAAGCGGCCAAAAAGAACTTGGACATACAGACAAGGAGCCTTGCTGTCATTTATGGCAAACTCTCTAATCTTAAGCCAAAG GTACGGACTTTCGTGGAGGAGAGCGCCCGTCTCTGTCGACCAACGGACGTGCACATCTGTGATGGCAGTGAGCGAGAAATTAGACACTTGCTGAACGTGATGCAGCAGGCCGGCATGATCGAGTATCTCCCCAAGTACAAGAACTGCTGGTTGGCCCGCACTGATCCCGGAGATGTTGCTCGCGTGGAGAGCAAGACTTTCATAGTTACTAAAGACCGAAGAGAGACCATCCCAACACCCAAGGAGGGCGTCAAAGGCCTCCTTGGCAACTGGATGTCTTCAGATGATCTGAAGAGTGCGGTACAGGAGCGTTTCCCCGGGTGTATGGCCGGCAGGACCATGTACGTAGTGCCCTACTCTATGGGCCCCGTGGGTTCTCCACTCTCCAAGATTGGCGTCGAGGTCACCGACTCTCCCTATGTTGTGGCCTCTATGCGAACCATGACGAGAATGGGCAGTAAGGTGTTGGAGGCTCTGGGCGAAGATGACTTCGTCAAGTGTCTTCACTCCGTCGGCTGCCCTCTGCCCCTTAAGAAGTCTCTAGTCAACAACTGGCCTTGTGACCCTGCACGAACCATCGTCACTCACGTGCCTGACACTAACGAGATCATTTCCTTCGGCTCCGGTTATGGAGGTAACTCCCTGTTGGGCAAGAAGTGTTTTGCTTTACGTATTGGTTCTACCATTGCCAGACGGGAAGGCTGGTTGGCTGAACACATGCTTATCCTGGGCATAACCAATCCTGAGGGCGTGAAGAAATACATTGCTGCCGCGTTTCCTTCTGCTTGCGGCAAGACCAACTTGGCCATGATGACGCCTTCACTACCAGGCTACAAAGTGGAATGTGTGGGAGACGACATCGCCTGGATGAAGTTTGACGAGGACGGAGTTTTGCGTGCCATCAACCCCGAGAATGGGTTCTTCGGTGTGGCTCCCGGCACTTCCATGCAAACCAACCCTGTGGCCATGAAGACAGTAATGTCTAACACGATTTTCACCAACGTTGCCAAGACAAGTGACGGAGGCGTGTTCTGGGAAGGGATGGAGAAGGAAATATCTAACGATGTGACCATCACATCATGGCTTGGAGACTCGAACTGGAGTAAAGAATCTGGCAAGCCAGCTGCTCACCCTAACTCCAGATTCTGCACCCCTGCTGGCCAGTGTCCCATCATTGACCCTGCATGGGAAGACCCTAAGGGCGTCCCCATCTCTGCCATTCTGTTTGGAGGAAGACGTCCCCAGGGAGTGCCTCTAGTGTACGAAGCTTACGACTGGAAGCACGGCGTGATGGTAGGGGCAGCTATGAGGTCAGAAGCAACGGCAGCAGCAGAATACAAGGGCAAGGTAATCATGCACGACCCCTTCGCCATGCGACCATTCTTCGGCTACAACTTCGGCCACTACCTGCAGCACTGGTTGAGCATGGAGACGCGCACAGACAAGCCTCTTCCCAAGATCTTCCACGTGAACTGGTTCCGCAAGAGTGAGAAGGGGCGCTTCCTCTGGCCAGGTTTCGGGGATAACGTGCGTGTCTTGGACTGGATCTTGCGCAGAGTTAACTGCGAGGAGGTGGCCGAAGAGAGCGCCATTGGACTCTTGCCTAAAGCATCTTCCATGAACTTGTCCGGCCTTGAGGAGGATGTTGATATGGAAGAGCTGTTTAGTGTTCCCAAGGAGTTCTGGGAACAAGAAGTACGCGAAATCTCAAAGTACTTCGGCGAACAAGTTGGTGACGATCTCCCTAACGAGGTGAGAGAACAGTTGAAAAAACTAGAAAAGAGGTTGGAAAAAATATAA